From Crassaminicella indica, one genomic window encodes:
- a CDS encoding purine-nucleoside phosphorylase, translated as MNYQEKINEASKYILAQTKCQPEMGLILGSGLGAIADQIEDAEYYPYNEIPHFPVSTVEGHAGRLVIGTLEGKKVIAMQGRFHFYEGYTMKEVTFPVRVMKSLGIKTLIVTNAAGAVNAEYNPGDLMLINDHLNLSGTNPLIGKNLDEFGTRFPDMSNAYDKALRKKVKEIAKALNIDLQEGVYACMSGPAYETPAEIRMLKVLGADAVGMSTVPEVTVAIHSGMKVIGVSCMTNMAAGILDQPLDHSEVMETSARAREKFITLMKNVIKQI; from the coding sequence ATGAATTATCAAGAGAAAATAAATGAAGCATCAAAATATATTTTAGCTCAAACTAAATGCCAACCTGAAATGGGTCTTATATTAGGTTCAGGTTTAGGTGCAATTGCAGATCAAATAGAAGATGCAGAATATTATCCTTATAATGAAATTCCACATTTTCCAGTTTCAACAGTAGAAGGACATGCAGGAAGATTGGTGATTGGAACTTTAGAAGGTAAAAAAGTTATTGCTATGCAAGGAAGATTTCATTTTTATGAAGGGTATACTATGAAAGAAGTTACTTTTCCTGTTCGCGTAATGAAATCATTAGGGATAAAAACATTAATAGTTACAAATGCGGCAGGTGCTGTAAATGCAGAATATAATCCAGGAGATTTAATGCTTATTAATGATCATCTTAATCTGTCAGGAACTAATCCACTGATTGGAAAAAATTTAGATGAGTTTGGCACACGTTTTCCAGATATGTCTAACGCATATGATAAAGCTTTAAGAAAAAAAGTAAAAGAAATTGCAAAAGCTTTAAATATTGATTTGCAAGAGGGTGTATATGCTTGTATGAGTGGACCTGCTTATGAAACACCTGCAGAAATAAGAATGCTAAAGGTGTTAGGAGCAGATGCAGTAGGTATGTCTACTGTACCAGAAGTAACTGTAGCTATTCATAGTGGAATGAAGGTAATAGGTGTTTCTTGTATGACAAATATGGCTGCAGGGATACTAGACCAGCCATTAGACCATAGTGAAGTAATGGAAACTTCAGCAAGAGCTAGAGAAAAATTTATTACACTTATGAAGAATGTGATCAAGCAGATATAA
- a CDS encoding XapX domain-containing protein, translating into MKLELIALIVGIITGGIFTFAKLPLPAPPSLAGIMGIVGIFLGSKIVELITKG; encoded by the coding sequence ATGAAACTAGAACTTATAGCCCTAATAGTAGGGATTATTACAGGTGGAATATTTACATTTGCTAAGCTTCCTCTACCTGCACCACCAAGTTTAGCAGGAATAATGGGGATTGTTGGTATATTTTTAGGATCTAAAATAGTAGAGCTTATAACGAAGGGTTAA
- the pfkA gene encoding 6-phosphofructokinase → MRRIGVLTSGGDAPGMNAAIRAVVRAGIYNNIQVMGIARGYAGLINGEIKEMDLASVGDIIHRGGTILKTARCEEFKTDAGREKALNVLEVFGIDGLVVIGGDGSFMGAQKLSHAGIKTIGIPGTIDNDLSYTDYTIGFDTAVNTVLDAVSKIRDTSTSHERISIIEVMGRHCGDIALYAGLAGGAESVLVPEEEFDIDDICKKLIQGKARRKLHHIIMLAEGTGDALELKKEIFNKTGIEARVTVLGYIQRGGSPTAFDRILASRMGARAVELLMEEKSGRVIGIKKNELIDMDIDEALSANREFHKEMYELTKILSI, encoded by the coding sequence TTGAGACGGATTGGTGTTTTAACTAGTGGAGGAGATGCTCCGGGAATGAATGCTGCTATAAGAGCAGTAGTGAGAGCAGGAATTTATAATAATATACAAGTGATGGGAATTGCAAGAGGATATGCAGGACTTATAAATGGTGAAATAAAGGAAATGGATTTAGCATCTGTTGGAGATATTATTCATAGGGGCGGAACAATTCTTAAAACAGCAAGATGTGAAGAATTTAAAACAGATGCTGGAAGAGAGAAAGCGTTAAATGTTCTAGAAGTCTTTGGAATAGATGGACTTGTTGTAATCGGTGGAGATGGTTCTTTTATGGGAGCACAAAAGCTTAGCCATGCAGGGATTAAGACTATAGGTATTCCAGGAACGATAGACAATGATCTATCATATACAGATTATACAATTGGTTTTGATACCGCAGTAAATACAGTATTAGATGCTGTGAGTAAAATAAGAGATACGTCTACATCTCATGAAAGAATAAGTATAATAGAGGTCATGGGAAGACATTGCGGAGATATAGCTCTTTATGCAGGCTTAGCAGGTGGAGCAGAAAGTGTTTTAGTACCGGAAGAAGAGTTTGATATAGATGATATTTGTAAAAAACTTATTCAAGGAAAAGCTAGAAGAAAGCTTCATCATATTATTATGCTTGCAGAAGGAACAGGAGATGCTTTGGAATTAAAAAAAGAAATATTCAATAAAACAGGAATTGAAGCAAGAGTTACTGTATTAGGTTATATTCAAAGAGGAGGTAGTCCTACAGCCTTTGATAGAATACTAGCAAGTAGAATGGGTGCTAGAGCAGTAGAACTGCTGATGGAAGAAAAATCTGGCAGAGTTATAGGGATTAAGAAGAATGAATTAATAGATATGGACATAGATGAGGCTCTTTCAGCAAATAGAGAATTTCATAAAGAAATGTATGAATTGACAAAAATATTATCAATATAA
- a CDS encoding transposase, whose protein sequence is MSLKNTKNKTISHSKYNINYHIVFCPKYRHNIFKDELEYELLI, encoded by the coding sequence ATGTCATTGAAAAATACAAAAAACAAGACAATAAGTCACAGTAAATATAACATCAATTATCATATTGTTTTCTGTCCTAAGTATCGTCATAATATTTTTAAAGACGAATTAGAATATGAATTATTAATCTGA
- a CDS encoding IS3 family transposase (programmed frameshift) — MNNKKFNQDFKKTIVDLYYSGRSVKELSSEYGVSDVTIYKWIKRFSPISTSDGKTTTLNDVAELKKQIARLQEENTILKKGYHHIRQSINDDQLFKVITEQSDKHSIQAMCKILEVSRSSYYNALCHTPSNRELENKELKETIYNIYTQSKRRYGAPKIYHMLLKKGYTVSIKRVQRIMRKLGIYAITVKKYRPYSTKQKVIEYPNLLNRDFQTTALNQKWVTDITYIHTIKDGWCYLASVMDLHSRKIIGYSFDTAMTVNIALQAVKNAYISQNPTDTLVLHSDLGSQYTSMEFGRYLKSKGIQHSFSRKGCPYDNVTIESFHSVLKKEEIHHVKYIDFYTAKLAIFEYIESWYNRSRIHGSLKYKTPQQVEDEAKIVC; from the exons ATGAACAATAAAAAATTCAATCAAGATTTTAAAAAGACAATTGTAGATCTTTATTATTCTGGTCGTTCTGTAAAAGAATTAAGCAGCGAATATGGTGTTTCAGATGTCACTATATATAAATGGATTAAAAGATTTTCTCCTATATCTACATCAGATGGAAAAACTACTACATTAAATGATGTAGCAGAATTAAAAAAACAAATTGCACGCCTTCAGGAGGAGAATACTATCTTAAAAAAGG GCTATCACCATATTCGCCAAAGCATAAATGACGATCAATTATTTAAAGTTATTACAGAGCAGTCTGATAAACATTCTATACAAGCTATGTGCAAAATACTAGAAGTTTCTCGTAGCTCTTATTATAATGCACTTTGTCATACACCTTCTAATCGAGAACTTGAAAATAAAGAACTAAAAGAAACAATTTATAACATCTATACTCAATCTAAAAGAAGATATGGTGCTCCTAAAATATATCATATGCTTTTAAAAAAAGGATACACAGTTAGCATAAAAAGAGTACAGAGAATAATGCGAAAGCTTGGTATTTATGCTATTACAGTCAAAAAGTATAGACCTTATTCAACAAAACAGAAAGTCATAGAATATCCTAATCTACTTAATCGTGATTTTCAAACCACTGCACTTAATCAAAAATGGGTAACGGATATCACTTATATACATACGATAAAAGATGGATGGTGCTATCTTGCATCTGTTATGGATCTTCATTCTCGTAAAATAATAGGGTATTCATTTGATACTGCTATGACTGTAAATATAGCCTTACAGGCTGTAAAGAATGCTTATATTTCACAAAATCCTACAGATACACTTGTATTGCATTCTGATTTAGGCTCGCAATATACAAGCATGGAATTTGGGAGGTACCTTAAATCTAAGGGGATACAGCATTCCTTTAGTCGTAAAGGGTGTCCTTATGACAATGTTACTATTGAATCATTCCATTCTGTATTAAAAAAAGAAGAAATTCATCATGTAAAATATATAGATTTTTATACCGCTAAATTAGCTATATTTGAATACATTGAAAGTTGGTACAATAGAAGTCGTATTCATGGATCATTAAAATATAAAACCCCTCAACAAGTAGAAGATGAGGCCAAAATTGTATGTTAA
- a CDS encoding RNA-guided endonuclease InsQ/TnpB family protein: MFEVESLNFEVSNKLQSLINFNKLQQVRIKWDNSLKQWYLIVIYNKQELEPVNNTNIMAIDLGLDNLATLTFKDGNETYLFCGKKLKGINAFVNKKIAYYQSIEMKKIGSDKFKNTKMINSLRRYRNNYVNDYLHKTSKNIINKALEHKVKKIVIGKIKGIKQNMNYNKSFVQIPIQRLAEQIKYKAKLQGIEVKFKEESYTSGCSAFDLEPITKKYYDKTRRVVRGLFKSNFGLVNADVNGSLNILRKEEKCIPEIVQIMRDKGSVSSPLRVRVAC, translated from the coding sequence ATGTTTGAGGTAGAGAGTTTAAATTTTGAAGTTTCTAATAAACTTCAAAGCCTTATAAACTTTAATAAATTGCAACAAGTAAGAATAAAGTGGGATAATTCTTTAAAACAATGGTATTTGATTGTAATATACAATAAGCAGGAATTAGAGCCAGTAAACAATACTAATATTATGGCTATTGATTTAGGTTTGGATAATCTTGCTACACTAACTTTTAAAGATGGAAATGAAACTTATCTTTTTTGTGGTAAAAAACTAAAAGGCATTAATGCTTTTGTAAACAAGAAAATTGCTTATTATCAAAGCATTGAAATGAAAAAAATAGGTTCTGATAAGTTTAAAAACACTAAAATGATTAATTCATTAAGAAGATATAGAAATAATTATGTTAATGATTATCTTCATAAAACAAGCAAAAATATTATAAATAAAGCATTAGAGCATAAGGTGAAGAAGATAGTTATAGGTAAAATTAAGGGTATCAAACAAAATATGAATTACAATAAATCTTTTGTTCAAATACCAATTCAAAGACTTGCAGAACAAATTAAATATAAAGCTAAGCTTCAAGGCATTGAAGTTAAATTCAAAGAAGAAAGTTACACAAGTGGTTGCAGTGCTTTCGATTTAGAGCCTATAACTAAAAAATACTACGATAAAACTCGCAGAGTGGTTAGAGGACTTTTTAAATCAAATTTTGGATTGGTAAATGCAGATGTTAATGGAAGTCTAAATATATTAAGAAAAGAAGAAAAATGTATTCCTGAAATAGTGCAAATTATGAGGGATAAAGGGAGTGTGTCCTCCCCGTTGAGAGTAAGGGTTGCCTGTTAA
- the galE gene encoding UDP-glucose 4-epimerase GalE, whose product MILVCGGAGYIGSHTVYELVEQGEEVIVVDNLQTGHKGAVHEKSKLYQGDIRDKEFLDKVFSENNIEDVIHFAANSLVGESMVNPLKYYDNNVYGTQVLLEAMNKHNVKRIVFSSTAATYGEPENIPILENDKTEPTNPYGETKLAMEKMFKWADYAYGIKYISLRYFNVAGAHTNGKIGEDHNPETHLIPLILQVPLGKREHIFIFGDDYDTHDGTCIRDYIHVTDLANAHILAVQKLRNNGESSIYNLGNGEGFTVKEMIEAARKVTNHPIPAVVKDRRAGDPAKLVASSKKAMKELGWQPKISNIEDIIASAWKWHKNSPNGFED is encoded by the coding sequence ATGATTTTAGTATGTGGAGGAGCAGGATATATTGGAAGTCATACTGTATATGAGCTTGTAGAACAAGGAGAAGAAGTTATTGTTGTTGATAATTTACAAACTGGGCATAAAGGTGCAGTACATGAAAAATCAAAGCTTTATCAAGGAGATATTCGTGATAAAGAATTTTTAGATAAAGTGTTTAGTGAAAATAATATAGAAGACGTTATTCACTTTGCAGCAAATTCTTTAGTTGGAGAGAGTATGGTCAATCCCTTAAAATATTATGACAATAATGTATATGGAACACAAGTATTATTGGAGGCTATGAATAAACACAATGTGAAAAGAATAGTATTTTCATCTACAGCTGCAACATATGGAGAACCTGAAAATATTCCTATTTTGGAGAATGATAAAACAGAACCCACTAATCCATATGGAGAGACGAAGCTAGCTATGGAAAAAATGTTTAAATGGGCTGACTATGCATATGGAATCAAATACATTTCTTTAAGATATTTCAACGTAGCGGGAGCACATACAAATGGTAAAATTGGAGAAGATCATAATCCAGAAACACATTTAATACCATTGATCCTTCAGGTACCTCTTGGTAAGCGGGAGCATATTTTCATATTTGGTGATGATTATGATACCCATGATGGAACATGTATTAGAGATTATATTCATGTAACTGATTTAGCAAATGCACATATTTTAGCAGTACAAAAGTTAAGAAATAATGGAGAAAGCTCTATTTACAACTTAGGAAATGGAGAAGGCTTTACAGTAAAAGAAATGATAGAGGCTGCAAGGAAGGTGACTAATCATCCGATTCCAGCAGTAGTTAAAGATAGAAGAGCAGGAGATCCTGCAAAATTAGTAGCATCATCAAAAAAGGCAATGAAAGAGTTAGGATGGCAGCCCAAAATTTCAAATATAGAAGATATAATTGCTAGTGCGTGGAAATGGCATAAAAACAGCCCTAATGGATTTGAAGATTAA
- a CDS encoding Hsp20/alpha crystallin family protein has product MFGMIPFNRRNQLQRRSNDLFGVGSFFDEFFNDSWFMPMSMQNSQMKVDIKENEKEYFLEAELPGVNKEDINIDLRDDYLTISVKSNEVIHEERENYIRKERRYGSMSRSFYVDNIEHEGVEAKFENGILTIKLPKKEIKEVKSRRIDIQ; this is encoded by the coding sequence ATGTTTGGAATGATTCCTTTTAACAGAAGAAATCAGCTTCAAAGAAGAAGCAATGATTTGTTTGGCGTTGGAAGCTTTTTTGATGAGTTTTTTAACGATTCATGGTTTATGCCAATGAGTATGCAAAATAGTCAGATGAAGGTAGACATAAAAGAAAATGAAAAAGAATATTTTTTAGAGGCAGAACTTCCAGGCGTGAATAAAGAAGACATTAATATTGATCTTAGAGATGATTACCTTACAATTTCTGTAAAAAGCAATGAAGTGATTCATGAAGAAAGAGAAAATTATATTAGAAAAGAAAGAAGATACGGTTCAATGTCAAGAAGCTTTTATGTAGATAATATTGAACATGAAGGAGTAGAAGCAAAATTTGAAAATGGTATTCTTACAATAAAATTACCTAAAAAAGAAATAAAAGAAGTAAAAAGTAGAAGAATAGATATTCAATAG
- a CDS encoding DUF134 domain-containing protein has product MARPRKWRRVCFLPKVNTFGPIDDFNNIKEYIYMTVEEYEAIRLMDLEGLTQEESANLMGIARTTLQRIYEEARKKLANCLINGKALKIEGGNYKLCSEFEDKRECETCICHRNRHGRKNKMHQGLGLQDL; this is encoded by the coding sequence ATGGCAAGACCAAGGAAATGGAGAAGAGTATGCTTTTTACCAAAGGTTAATACTTTTGGACCTATCGATGATTTTAATAATATAAAAGAATATATTTATATGACTGTAGAAGAATATGAAGCTATCAGGCTAATGGATTTAGAAGGACTCACTCAAGAAGAAAGTGCAAATTTAATGGGAATTGCTCGAACAACTCTACAAAGAATCTATGAAGAAGCAAGAAAAAAGTTAGCAAATTGCTTGATAAACGGAAAAGCTTTAAAAATAGAAGGTGGCAATTATAAGCTTTGTAGTGAATTTGAAGATAAAAGAGAATGTGAAACCTGCATCTGTCATAGAAATAGACACGGAAGAAAAAATAAAATGCATCAAGGCTTAGGGCTTCAAGATTTATAA
- a CDS encoding GntP family permease gives MQVSALGAVVGLVVAIILILRKVHPAYGLITGAIVGGLVGGAGLGETVTLMIGGAKNIMPAVLRILTAGILAGVLIESGGASKMAETIIEKIGESKALAALMIATCVLTAVGVFVDVAVITVSPIALAIAQRTNISKSAVLLAMIGGGKAGNIMSPNPNTIAAAETFKLDLSSVMAAGIVPAIFGLIITYFLAKSLINKGNTVKDEELTEIFEEKPSFFAAIIGPLVTIGLLSLRPIAGIKVDPLIALPLGGLIGCLAMGKIKNINTYAVAGLTKMSGVAILLIGTGTIAGIIANSALKDVIIDGLSSFGLPAFVLAPISGILMSAATASTTSGTAVASSVFGTTILALGIKPLAGAAMIHAGATVLDHLPHGSFFHATGGSVYLDIKNRLKVVPYESLVGLTMTIISSVIYGAILA, from the coding sequence ATGCAAGTAAGTGCTTTAGGAGCAGTTGTTGGATTAGTAGTCGCAATTATTTTGATTTTAAGGAAAGTACATCCAGCTTATGGACTGATTACAGGAGCTATTGTAGGTGGATTAGTAGGTGGTGCAGGACTTGGAGAAACAGTTACATTGATGATTGGAGGAGCTAAAAATATTATGCCTGCAGTTTTAAGGATTTTAACAGCAGGAATATTAGCAGGGGTATTAATAGAATCTGGTGGAGCATCAAAAATGGCAGAGACTATTATAGAAAAAATAGGAGAATCAAAGGCCTTAGCTGCATTGATGATTGCTACTTGTGTATTAACAGCAGTAGGGGTATTCGTTGATGTGGCAGTTATTACTGTATCACCAATTGCTTTAGCAATTGCACAAAGAACAAACATTTCAAAATCAGCTGTTTTATTAGCTATGATTGGTGGAGGAAAAGCAGGAAATATTATGTCGCCAAATCCAAATACAATTGCAGCAGCAGAAACTTTCAAATTAGATTTATCCAGTGTTATGGCAGCAGGAATTGTACCAGCGATTTTTGGCTTGATAATTACATATTTTTTAGCAAAATCTTTAATAAATAAAGGGAATACTGTAAAGGATGAAGAATTAACTGAAATATTTGAAGAAAAACCAAGTTTCTTCGCAGCAATTATAGGACCATTAGTAACAATTGGATTATTGTCATTAAGACCAATTGCAGGAATTAAAGTAGATCCATTGATTGCATTGCCTTTAGGTGGATTGATAGGATGTTTAGCAATGGGGAAGATAAAAAATATCAATACTTATGCAGTGGCAGGACTAACTAAAATGAGTGGAGTTGCCATTTTATTGATCGGAACAGGTACTATAGCAGGAATTATCGCTAATTCTGCATTAAAAGATGTAATTATTGATGGGTTAAGTAGTTTTGGACTTCCAGCTTTTGTGTTAGCACCGATTTCAGGTATACTAATGTCTGCTGCAACTGCTTCAACTACTTCAGGAACAGCAGTAGCAAGCTCTGTATTTGGCACAACTATTTTGGCATTAGGAATAAAACCATTAGCGGGAGCAGCAATGATTCATGCTGGTGCCACTGTATTAGACCATTTACCACATGGAAGTTTTTTTCATGCAACAGGAGGAAGTGTATATTTAGATATTAAGAATAGATTAAAAGTTGTTCCGTATGAATCTTTAGTAGGTTTAACGATGACAATTATTTCAAGTGTTATTTATGGGGCGATTTTAGCTTAA
- a CDS encoding glycerate kinase produces MKKDMTIVLAPDSFKESMTAKEVCEAMERGIKKVDANIKCIKVPMADGGEGTMQSLVDATDGKVYKVKVQGPLGREVEAEYGILGNGEIAAIEMASASGIQLVSAKERNPMKASTFGTGQLIKACLDHPIKKLLIGIGGSATNDGGAGMIQALGGKLLDKDGIELPLGGGELGRLAKIDLSNLDTRLRDIEIEVACDVNNPLVGPKGASYVFGPQKGATEEMVKILDENLEHYGKKIKEFLGKDIMNVPGAGAAGGLGAGLMAFLNGTLVNGIQMVVKYTKLEEKIKNADIVWTGEGSIDHQTIYGKTPLGVAQVAKKYNIPVIALAGKVGHGVEVLYENGIDAIFSIMQGVSSLEEALVDGKKNTEKVSENIIRMINMIQKKIK; encoded by the coding sequence ATGAAAAAGGATATGACAATTGTTTTAGCTCCAGATTCTTTTAAAGAAAGTATGACTGCAAAGGAAGTCTGTGAGGCAATGGAAAGAGGCATAAAGAAAGTTGATGCAAATATTAAATGTATTAAGGTACCAATGGCTGATGGAGGAGAAGGTACTATGCAGTCGTTGGTAGATGCAACAGATGGAAAAGTATATAAAGTAAAAGTTCAAGGACCTTTAGGGAGAGAAGTAGAAGCTGAATATGGAATTTTAGGAAATGGAGAAATAGCTGCTATAGAAATGGCAAGTGCTAGTGGCATTCAATTAGTATCAGCGAAAGAAAGAAATCCAATGAAAGCTTCTACCTTTGGAACAGGACAGTTGATAAAAGCTTGTTTAGATCATCCAATAAAAAAATTGCTAATTGGAATAGGAGGCAGTGCAACCAATGATGGTGGTGCTGGGATGATACAAGCTTTAGGAGGAAAATTACTAGACAAAGACGGAATAGAACTTCCTTTAGGTGGAGGTGAGCTAGGAAGACTAGCAAAAATTGACTTAAGTAATTTAGATACTAGATTAAGAGATATAGAAATAGAAGTAGCGTGTGATGTAAACAATCCTTTAGTAGGACCGAAGGGAGCTTCTTATGTGTTTGGACCACAAAAAGGAGCAACAGAAGAAATGGTAAAAATATTAGATGAAAATCTTGAACATTACGGAAAAAAAATAAAAGAATTTTTAGGGAAAGATATTATGAATGTACCTGGAGCAGGAGCAGCAGGTGGATTAGGTGCAGGGCTTATGGCTTTCTTAAATGGAACATTAGTAAACGGTATTCAAATGGTAGTGAAATATACTAAGCTAGAAGAAAAAATAAAAAATGCAGATATTGTTTGGACAGGTGAAGGAAGTATAGATCATCAAACAATATATGGAAAAACTCCACTTGGTGTAGCACAAGTTGCAAAAAAATATAATATTCCAGTAATTGCTTTAGCTGGAAAAGTAGGGCATGGAGTAGAAGTGTTATATGAAAATGGTATAGATGCAATTTTTAGCATTATGCAGGGTGTAAGCTCTTTAGAAGAAGCTTTAGTTGATGGAAAAAAGAATACAGAAAAGGTAAGTGAAAATATAATTCGAATGATCAATATGATACAAAAGAAAATAAAATAG
- a CDS encoding CdaR family transcriptional regulator, whose translation MKLSKNLAQKIVKEMMKVIPYNVNVMNEKGMIIGSGDRNRIGKIHEGAVKAIEKKQMIEVHKLGKGAKLGVNEPILINGEVVGVVGLTGDPEEVRPFSKLVRVTAALLIEQAKRLKQDQEKEKQMEEFLYELAYRKKEYDKEFYSLSSNYGVNLDNNYQGIILIGENMENFEKTLKKLLPMSTHFLRLDAQRVVLFLEENKKNHMLIQLLEDQEEIKKMGVGDFSKPFSNSLEKAGLAIEIGKKIMPSKKVYTYKELEFFIGLTHENKNKRIHLIKSLERAGEKLELIKTLQTYIEANGEMNETAKHLNIHRNTLNYRLEKIYELTEKHPKNLLDLVELLSGIVWN comes from the coding sequence ATGAAGTTATCTAAAAATCTAGCTCAAAAAATAGTTAAAGAAATGATGAAGGTTATTCCTTATAATGTAAATGTTATGAATGAAAAAGGTATGATTATTGGAAGTGGCGATCGAAATAGAATTGGAAAGATACATGAAGGAGCGGTGAAAGCTATTGAAAAAAAGCAGATGATTGAAGTTCATAAACTTGGAAAGGGTGCTAAGCTCGGGGTGAACGAACCTATTTTGATTAATGGAGAAGTTGTTGGAGTTGTTGGTCTTACAGGAGATCCCGAAGAAGTTCGTCCTTTTAGTAAATTGGTTCGTGTTACAGCTGCTTTATTAATTGAACAGGCGAAAAGATTAAAACAAGATCAAGAAAAAGAAAAACAAATGGAAGAATTTCTTTATGAATTAGCCTATAGAAAAAAAGAATATGATAAAGAATTTTATTCATTATCTAGCAATTATGGTGTAAATCTTGATAATAATTATCAAGGGATTATATTGATTGGAGAAAATATGGAAAATTTTGAGAAAACATTAAAAAAGTTACTTCCTATGTCTACCCATTTTTTACGATTAGATGCTCAGCGGGTGGTATTATTTTTAGAAGAGAATAAAAAAAATCATATGCTAATTCAACTGCTTGAAGATCAAGAGGAAATAAAAAAAATGGGAGTAGGTGATTTTTCTAAGCCTTTTTCTAATTCTTTAGAAAAAGCAGGGCTTGCTATTGAGATAGGGAAAAAAATAATGCCGAGTAAAAAAGTATATACATATAAAGAATTGGAATTTTTTATTGGTCTAACACATGAAAATAAAAATAAAAGAATTCATTTGATTAAAAGCTTAGAAAGAGCAGGAGAAAAGCTAGAACTAATAAAAACACTTCAAACATATATTGAAGCAAATGGAGAAATGAACGAAACAGCAAAACATTTGAATATACATAGAAATACTTTAAATTATCGTTTGGAAAAAATATATGAGTTAACAGAAAAGCATCCTAAAAATTTATTAGACTTAGTAGAGTTGCTTTCAGGGATTGTATGGAATTAG